A stretch of the Deltaproteobacteria bacterium genome encodes the following:
- a CDS encoding long-chain fatty acid--CoA ligase — translation MVSLLPTSPALLRLQAERRGPAGGLFFAGRHVSWGELARAAEDLARWLARRGVGAGQHVGVLAANEPALVAMLYALWGLGAVAVPIGVRATAAEAARLLAHARASSLLADSAHAALAREAAAAVGIPAWACAPAPPLAPRLLRRGTARPAPRSRLAAIAYTSGTTGAPKGVMLTHENLLWATLACGQARGDAADALGACLSPLTHTPVLVSHLLCRVLAGAGAVLFERFDLATVLDAVERHGITELPLIGGMVFDVVHAGSVPAAVRRTVRKVSVGGAPTPMEAKRALADIFAGAEIIEAYGQTESTDGVTMARGPSVFEREGTVGRMNPYVAVAVARGDGTLAAPGEEGEIVIGGPTVMAGYYRDRAATAAALRDGWLRTGDLGRRDEDGWFFLTGRLKDVIITGGENVSPAEVEDVLRTHPDVADVAVIGTRHPRWGEQVTAVVVPRAGAAPDPAVLAAFAGTRLAGFKKPRRIEFVTALPRNAANKVETGLLRQRFGG, via the coding sequence ATGGTGTCTCTCCTGCCGACGTCGCCGGCGCTCCTCCGCCTGCAGGCAGAGCGCCGCGGCCCGGCGGGCGGCCTCTTCTTCGCGGGCCGGCACGTGTCCTGGGGCGAGCTCGCCCGGGCGGCCGAGGACCTCGCGCGCTGGCTCGCGCGCCGCGGCGTCGGCGCCGGGCAGCACGTGGGCGTCCTGGCGGCCAACGAGCCCGCGCTGGTCGCGATGCTCTACGCGCTCTGGGGCCTCGGTGCGGTTGCGGTGCCGATCGGCGTGCGGGCGACGGCCGCGGAGGCGGCGCGGCTGCTCGCGCACGCGCGCGCGAGCAGCCTGCTGGCCGATTCGGCGCACGCCGCGCTCGCGCGCGAGGCCGCGGCGGCGGTCGGGATTCCGGCCTGGGCCTGCGCGCCCGCGCCGCCGCTCGCGCCGCGCCTCCTCCGCCGCGGGACGGCGCGCCCGGCTCCGCGCTCGCGGCTCGCCGCGATCGCCTACACCTCGGGCACCACGGGCGCGCCCAAGGGCGTCATGCTGACGCACGAGAACCTCCTCTGGGCCACGCTCGCCTGCGGCCAGGCGCGCGGCGACGCGGCCGACGCGCTCGGCGCCTGCCTGAGCCCACTCACCCACACGCCCGTGCTCGTCTCGCACCTCCTCTGCCGCGTGCTCGCGGGCGCGGGCGCCGTCCTGTTCGAGCGCTTCGATCTCGCCACGGTCCTCGACGCCGTCGAGCGCCACGGCATCACCGAGCTGCCGCTCATCGGCGGCATGGTGTTCGACGTCGTGCACGCAGGGAGCGTGCCCGCCGCCGTGCGGCGGACGGTGCGCAAGGTGAGCGTCGGCGGGGCGCCCACGCCGATGGAGGCCAAGCGCGCGCTCGCGGACATCTTCGCCGGCGCCGAGATCATCGAGGCCTACGGCCAGACCGAGTCGACCGACGGGGTCACGATGGCGCGCGGCCCGAGCGTCTTCGAGCGCGAGGGCACGGTCGGCCGCATGAACCCCTACGTCGCCGTCGCGGTGGCGCGCGGCGACGGCACGCTCGCGGCGCCCGGCGAGGAGGGCGAGATCGTGATCGGCGGGCCGACGGTGATGGCGGGCTACTACCGCGACCGTGCCGCGACGGCGGCGGCGCTGCGTGACGGCTGGCTGCGCACCGGCGACCTCGGGCGGCGCGACGAGGATGGCTGGTTCTTCCTCACCGGGCGCCTGAAGGACGTCATCATCACCGGGGGCGAGAACGTGTCGCCCGCCGAGGTGGAGGACGTGCTGCGCACGCATCCCGACGTGGCCGACGTGGCGGTGATCGGCACGCGGCATCCCCGCTGGGGCGAGCAGGTGACGGCGGTGGTCGTGCCGCGCGCGGGCGCCGCCCCCGACCCCGCCGTGCTCGCCGCCTTCGCCGGCACGCGGCTGGCCGGCTTCAAGAAGCCGCGCCGCATCGAGTTCGTGACCGCGCTGCCGCGGAACGCCGCCAACAAGGTCGAGACCGGCCTGCTCCGGCAGCGGTTCGGCGGCTGA
- a CDS encoding phenylacetate--CoA ligase, protein MHWPFAAEDFVRLRDTLAWVAERSPYYRRLFTAAGVRPGELHTYDDFRTRVARTQKADLAANQRAHPPFGEFLAVPREEIASLHTSPGPIYIPRLAEERGGTPVLVEAIAAMGVRPREVAHVTLSYHVMPGGLRLHRAFEEHGCLVINGGTGASRLQVQIAHDYGATVYAGTPSFLANLADTACEMGLRLPYRIGFSTAEALTPALRQRLQAALGIELFDHIGEAQIGPVAGECRAHDGMHLHARDLFCEFLDPESGAPVGPGGVGELVATQLGRRALPLVRYAPRDAYRLLPGACPCGSPAPRVAFVGQVGAIKKIKGVLVHPAQIHAVTSQFPELGRFQVVVEHPAGERYERATLRAGTVRPPADADALRRTLAERLKATVLIQMEVALVPEGDVPETAGPPAFAEALVKR, encoded by the coding sequence ATGCACTGGCCATTCGCCGCCGAGGACTTCGTCCGCCTGCGCGACACGCTGGCCTGGGTGGCTGAGCGTTCACCGTACTACCGCCGTCTCTTCACGGCCGCCGGCGTGCGGCCGGGCGAGCTCCACACCTACGACGACTTTCGCACCCGCGTGGCGCGCACCCAGAAGGCGGACCTGGCCGCCAACCAGCGCGCCCACCCGCCCTTCGGCGAGTTCCTAGCCGTGCCGCGCGAGGAGATCGCCTCGCTCCACACCTCACCCGGGCCGATCTACATCCCGCGCCTGGCCGAGGAGCGCGGCGGCACGCCGGTGCTCGTGGAGGCCATCGCGGCCATGGGCGTCAGGCCCCGCGAGGTCGCGCACGTGACGCTCTCCTACCACGTCATGCCGGGCGGGCTCCGCCTGCACCGCGCCTTCGAGGAGCACGGCTGCCTGGTCATCAACGGCGGCACCGGAGCGAGCCGCCTGCAGGTCCAGATCGCGCACGACTACGGCGCCACCGTGTACGCGGGCACGCCGAGCTTCCTCGCGAACCTCGCCGACACCGCGTGCGAGATGGGGCTCCGGCTCCCCTACCGCATCGGCTTCTCGACCGCCGAGGCGCTGACGCCGGCGCTCCGCCAACGCCTTCAGGCGGCGCTCGGCATCGAGCTCTTCGACCACATCGGCGAGGCGCAGATCGGTCCGGTCGCGGGCGAGTGCCGCGCGCACGACGGCATGCACCTTCACGCGCGCGACCTCTTCTGCGAGTTCCTCGATCCGGAGAGCGGCGCGCCGGTCGGCCCGGGCGGCGTGGGCGAGCTGGTCGCGACCCAGCTCGGGCGCCGCGCCCTCCCGCTGGTCCGCTACGCGCCGCGCGACGCGTATCGCCTCCTCCCCGGCGCGTGCCCGTGCGGCAGCCCGGCGCCGCGCGTGGCGTTCGTCGGACAGGTGGGCGCGATCAAGAAGATCAAGGGCGTGCTCGTCCACCCGGCCCAGATCCATGCCGTCACGAGCCAGTTCCCCGAGCTCGGTCGCTTCCAGGTCGTGGTGGAGCACCCGGCGGGCGAGCGCTACGAGCGCGCGACCTTGCGCGCGGGAACGGTGCGACCGCCCGCCGACGCCGATGCGCTGCGCCGCACGCTTGCCGAGCGCCTCAAGGCGACGGTGCTGATCCAGATGGAGGTCGCACTGGTCCCGGAGGGCGACGTCCCGGAGACGGCCGGCCCGCCGGCCTTCGCGGAGGCGCTGGTGAAGCGGTGA
- a CDS encoding lipid-transfer protein yields MTDPLDRDLFRRLQDRVAIVGIGHLPFAKDIGRPISDTAVEAIQLALDDAGLRAEDVDGMCMLEMEATHEVSIARRLGVEGLRWWSKISYGGGASCATVMHAAAAIASGLASTVVCHRARNRGAKTARPWAQERVLVRDDKALHTPWGLIRPVDVIGMWAHRHMHEYGTRREHFGNVAIAARKHAQRNPHALMRGRPLDMAAYLAARPIGHPLHLYDCCLESDGALACVVTSVERARDLRQKPALVHAVAQASGPNPVHLANYNNTPAMLTTSAFCAELLWARSQLRPKDMACAQIYDAFTPLVVMGLEDYGFCKRGEGGPFTEGGRLELGGALPVLTSGGGLSEAYVHGFNLILEGVRQIRGTSSNQVPGCGATLVTGASGVATSALVLRGE; encoded by the coding sequence ATGACCGACCCCCTCGACCGCGACCTCTTCCGCCGCCTCCAGGACCGGGTCGCGATCGTCGGCATCGGCCACCTGCCGTTCGCCAAGGACATCGGCCGCCCCATCTCCGACACCGCCGTCGAGGCGATCCAGCTCGCGCTCGACGACGCCGGCCTCCGGGCCGAGGACGTGGACGGCATGTGCATGCTCGAGATGGAGGCGACACACGAGGTCTCGATCGCGCGCCGGCTGGGCGTCGAAGGGCTCCGCTGGTGGAGCAAGATCTCGTATGGCGGGGGCGCCTCGTGCGCGACCGTCATGCACGCCGCCGCCGCGATCGCGAGCGGGCTCGCGTCGACCGTCGTCTGCCACCGGGCCCGGAACCGGGGCGCGAAGACGGCGCGGCCCTGGGCGCAGGAGAGGGTCCTGGTGAGGGACGACAAGGCGCTCCACACCCCGTGGGGGCTCATCCGCCCCGTCGACGTGATCGGCATGTGGGCGCACCGCCACATGCACGAGTACGGGACCAGGCGCGAGCATTTCGGCAACGTGGCGATCGCCGCCCGCAAGCACGCGCAGCGAAATCCCCATGCGCTCATGCGCGGCCGTCCGCTCGACATGGCGGCCTATCTCGCCGCGCGGCCGATCGGCCACCCGCTCCACCTCTACGACTGCTGCCTCGAGTCGGACGGCGCGCTCGCCTGCGTCGTGACCTCGGTCGAGCGCGCGCGCGACCTCCGGCAGAAGCCCGCCCTCGTGCACGCGGTCGCGCAGGCCTCCGGCCCGAACCCCGTTCACCTCGCCAACTACAACAACACGCCAGCGATGCTGACCACCTCCGCCTTCTGTGCCGAGCTTCTCTGGGCGCGCTCCCAGCTCCGGCCGAAGGACATGGCGTGCGCACAGATCTATGATGCGTTCACGCCCCTCGTCGTCATGGGGCTCGAGGACTACGGCTTCTGCAAGCGCGGTGAGGGCGGACCCTTCACCGAGGGCGGACGTCTCGAGCTGGGCGGCGCGCTCCCTGTCCTCACCTCGGGCGGGGGGCTCTCGGAGGCGTACGTGCACGGCTTCAACCTGATCCTCGAGGGGGTGCGCCAGATCCGCGGCACCTCGTCGAACCAGGTGCCCGGGTGCGGGGCGACGCTCGTGACCGGCGCCTCGGGCGTGGCGACGAGCGCGCTCGTGCTGCGCGGTGAGTGA
- a CDS encoding acyl--CoA ligase, whose amino-acid sequence METLAGLLDATVTRFPAREALAYAPHGEVTARRTWGELAAESRRAAARLRAAGAGRGTRVALLCSNRPEWLPIAFGAARLGAILVPLSTLWTRDELAYALAHADVELLIMLPGFLKHDYLASLAGIEAPLLRSVALLDGSAPGTTCWDDLPAAHDASDPAVSPRDPAVVFFTSGTTAQAKAVVHSHGALTTSARRIADCLGLGPDDAWWGHMPLFWSGGFVMGALAQVAAGGRIVLQEVVETGASLALLEREGCTVMLGWHQAAPLLEHPDFPRRRLRLKKGSGGTHPLATRLLGPDHVSVGMYGMTETATCITCARWDDPEPIRTGTFGRPLAGMELRIVDPETRTPVAAGESGEILVRGPTLMEGYLKVPRAETFDADGFFPTGDLGYLDDAGCLHFASRLKDVIKTAGVNVAASEVEEALARHPAVRAAHVVGVPDPVRGENVAAFVVLAPGAAAAAEELRDFCRASLASYKVPRHVFVVEDTALPRTGTGKVEKAALRRAAAARLAG is encoded by the coding sequence ATGGAGACCCTCGCCGGGCTGCTCGACGCGACCGTCACGCGCTTCCCGGCGCGCGAGGCGCTGGCGTACGCGCCGCACGGCGAGGTGACGGCGCGGCGCACCTGGGGCGAGCTCGCCGCCGAGAGCCGCCGGGCGGCGGCCAGGCTCCGCGCCGCGGGCGCGGGCAGGGGGACGCGCGTCGCCCTCCTCTGCTCGAACCGTCCCGAGTGGCTGCCCATCGCCTTCGGCGCCGCGCGCCTGGGCGCGATCCTGGTGCCGCTCTCGACCCTGTGGACGCGGGACGAGCTGGCCTACGCGCTCGCGCACGCCGACGTCGAGCTGCTCATCATGCTGCCGGGGTTCCTGAAGCACGACTACCTGGCGAGCCTCGCCGGCATCGAGGCGCCGCTGCTCCGGAGCGTCGCGCTCCTCGACGGCAGCGCGCCGGGCACGACGTGCTGGGACGATCTGCCCGCAGCGCACGACGCGTCCGATCCAGCCGTCTCGCCGCGCGATCCCGCTGTCGTCTTCTTCACCTCCGGTACGACGGCGCAGGCAAAGGCCGTCGTGCACTCGCACGGCGCGCTCACCACCTCGGCGCGGCGGATCGCGGACTGCCTCGGCCTCGGGCCCGATGACGCCTGGTGGGGGCACATGCCGCTCTTCTGGAGCGGCGGCTTCGTGATGGGCGCCCTCGCGCAGGTCGCGGCCGGCGGCCGCATCGTGCTGCAGGAGGTGGTGGAGACGGGCGCCTCGCTCGCCCTCCTCGAGCGCGAGGGCTGCACGGTCATGCTCGGGTGGCACCAGGCTGCGCCGCTCCTCGAGCACCCCGACTTCCCCCGCCGGAGGCTCCGCTTGAAGAAGGGCTCCGGCGGCACCCACCCGCTGGCCACGCGTCTCCTCGGCCCCGATCACGTCTCGGTCGGCATGTACGGCATGACCGAGACCGCGACCTGCATCACCTGCGCGCGCTGGGACGATCCCGAGCCGATCCGCACCGGCACGTTCGGGCGGCCGCTCGCGGGCATGGAGCTGCGCATCGTCGACCCCGAGACCCGCACGCCCGTCGCCGCGGGCGAGAGCGGAGAGATCCTGGTGCGCGGTCCGACCCTCATGGAGGGCTACCTGAAGGTTCCGCGCGCCGAGACCTTCGACGCCGACGGCTTCTTTCCGACCGGCGACCTCGGCTACCTGGACGACGCCGGCTGCCTTCACTTCGCGAGCCGCCTGAAGGACGTCATCAAGACGGCGGGCGTCAACGTCGCCGCGAGCGAGGTGGAGGAGGCGCTCGCGCGCCATCCCGCGGTGCGCGCGGCGCACGTGGTGGGCGTGCCCGACCCGGTGCGCGGCGAGAACGTGGCGGCCTTCGTCGTCCTCGCGCCGGGCGCGGCGGCCGCCGCCGAGGAGCTGCGTGACTTCTGCCGCGCGTCACTCGCCAGCTACAAGGTCCCGCGGCACGTGTTCGTGGTCGAGGACACCGCGCTCCCGCGCACCGGCACGGGCAAGGTCGAGAAGGCGGCGCTCCGGCGCGCGGCCGCGGCACGGCTCGCGGGCTAA
- a CDS encoding SMP-30/gluconolactonase/LRE family protein — MREVTSGLQFPEGPVALADGSVLVVEIKRGTLTRVAPDGGQTVVALTGGGPNGAAIGPDGGVYVCNNGGFEWHELGGLLVPGNQPRDYSGGRIQRVDLATGRVDDLYTACDGRALRGPNDIVFDASGGFWFTDHGKMRERDRDRTGVFYARADGSLIREAIFPLDAPNGIGLSPDGRRLYVAETWTGRVWYWELAGPGEIVAGPGFGPAGGTLLAGLPGYQLFDSLAVDGAGNVCVATLVTGAITVISPAGEVVEQVPTGDPLTTNICFGGRGLGTAYITASGTGRLLATAWPRPGLGLNYP; from the coding sequence ATGCGCGAGGTCACGAGCGGCCTCCAGTTCCCCGAGGGACCCGTAGCCCTCGCCGACGGCAGCGTGCTGGTGGTCGAGATCAAGCGCGGCACCCTGACCCGCGTCGCGCCGGACGGCGGGCAGACCGTCGTCGCCCTCACCGGCGGCGGGCCGAACGGCGCCGCCATCGGCCCCGACGGCGGAGTCTACGTCTGCAATAACGGCGGCTTCGAGTGGCACGAGCTGGGCGGGCTCCTCGTGCCGGGGAACCAGCCGCGCGACTACTCGGGCGGCCGCATCCAGCGCGTCGACCTCGCGACGGGCAGGGTCGATGACCTCTACACGGCGTGCGACGGGCGCGCGCTCCGCGGGCCGAACGACATCGTCTTCGACGCGAGCGGCGGTTTCTGGTTCACCGACCACGGCAAGATGCGCGAGCGCGACCGCGACCGGACGGGCGTCTTCTACGCGCGCGCCGACGGCTCGCTCATCCGCGAGGCGATCTTCCCGCTCGATGCGCCGAACGGCATCGGCCTCTCCCCCGACGGGCGCCGGCTCTACGTCGCCGAGACGTGGACCGGGCGCGTCTGGTACTGGGAGCTCGCCGGGCCGGGGGAGATCGTGGCCGGGCCCGGCTTCGGGCCCGCCGGCGGGACGCTCCTCGCCGGGCTCCCCGGCTACCAGCTCTTCGATTCGCTCGCCGTCGACGGCGCCGGCAACGTGTGCGTCGCGACCCTCGTGACCGGCGCCATCACGGTGATCTCGCCCGCCGGCGAGGTGGTCGAGCAGGTGCCGACCGGGGACCCGCTCACCACCAACATCTGCTTCGGCGGCCGCGGGCTCGGCACCGCCTACATCACGGCCTCGGGCACGGGCCGCCTGCTCGCGACCGCGTGGCCGCGCCCGGGGCTCGGCCTCAACTACCCATGA
- a CDS encoding phenylacetate--CoA ligase family protein, which produces MSERRYYHAAIQTMPPDELRRLQEERLARQIDRVWSVPVPFFRRKLERAGLRRADLRGLDDLPLVPPTLKAELRRSEEEHLPFGDYRGAPLSACVRLGASTGTSGRPTLILWTRKDLEVDHTASARGRWRWGLRPGMSLANAHPFGMNAGGWHFSHGIEALGVLNIPSGPPVGEQHVRDVIEVWRRVRPDMYRLFGNVARTYADAARAVGLDPERDLNLAIAGDHPSEQYMMVSSGLEALPLLGSACEERDGAHLAEDLAIVEVIDRRTGRPCGHGERGNLVVTVLEKDNFLLRYDLEDVVRWNEKPCPCGETHRRLFYEGRVRDLVPVGDVEVLPIDVALVLYEFPEVSRPSVEYQIVRGRGRSEALRVRIEYDATGGVDAGALTRRLAERVRERLGVPANLELVARGAVPRFAYKAARVVDA; this is translated from the coding sequence GTGAGCGAGCGCCGCTACTACCACGCCGCGATCCAGACGATGCCGCCGGACGAGCTCCGCCGGCTGCAGGAGGAGCGCCTCGCCCGCCAGATCGACCGGGTGTGGTCGGTCCCGGTGCCGTTCTTCCGCCGGAAGCTCGAGCGAGCCGGACTCCGTCGCGCCGACCTGCGCGGGCTCGACGACCTGCCGCTCGTCCCGCCGACGCTGAAGGCGGAGCTCCGCCGGAGCGAGGAGGAGCACCTACCCTTCGGCGACTACCGCGGTGCCCCGCTCTCGGCCTGCGTGCGGCTCGGCGCGTCCACCGGCACCAGCGGGCGCCCGACGCTCATCCTGTGGACCCGGAAGGACCTGGAGGTGGACCACACCGCCTCGGCGCGCGGCCGCTGGCGCTGGGGGCTCCGGCCCGGCATGAGCCTCGCCAACGCGCACCCCTTCGGCATGAACGCGGGCGGCTGGCACTTCAGCCACGGCATCGAGGCGCTCGGCGTGCTGAACATCCCGTCAGGACCGCCCGTCGGCGAGCAGCACGTGCGCGACGTGATCGAGGTGTGGCGGCGCGTCCGGCCCGACATGTACCGGCTCTTCGGCAACGTCGCGCGCACGTACGCGGACGCCGCGCGCGCGGTGGGGCTCGACCCCGAGCGCGATCTCAACCTCGCCATCGCCGGCGACCACCCCTCGGAACAGTATATGATGGTGAGCTCCGGCCTCGAAGCGCTGCCGCTCCTCGGCAGCGCGTGCGAGGAGCGCGACGGGGCGCACCTGGCCGAGGACCTCGCGATCGTCGAGGTGATCGACCGGCGCACGGGGCGGCCCTGCGGCCACGGCGAGCGCGGCAACCTCGTCGTGACGGTGCTCGAGAAGGACAACTTCCTCCTCCGCTACGACCTCGAGGACGTGGTGCGCTGGAACGAGAAGCCCTGCCCCTGCGGCGAGACTCACCGGCGCCTGTTCTACGAGGGGCGGGTGCGCGACCTCGTGCCGGTTGGTGACGTCGAGGTCCTGCCCATCGACGTGGCGCTCGTCCTCTACGAGTTCCCGGAGGTGTCGCGGCCGTCGGTGGAGTACCAGATCGTGCGCGGCCGTGGACGCTCCGAGGCGCTGCGCGTACGGATCGAGTACGACGCGACGGGGGGTGTCGATGCGGGCGCGCTCACCCGCCGGCTCGCCGAGCGCGTCCGCGAGCGCCTGGGCGTTCCCGCCAACCTCGAGCTGGTCGCGCGGGGCGCCGTGCCCCGCTTCGCCTACAAGGCCGCGCGGGTGGTGGACGCGTGA
- a CDS encoding nucleic acid-binding protein, with product MALHPDYPLPDVDDPVMRPFWEGAREGKLMLQRERATGRVHWPPKPEYWKGGGRLEWFQASGRGRVYSYVIGYEPFLPAFRDLLPLIMVLVEVEEGPRLVGYMVRATPAEMSFGMEVRVVFERLTERVTLPVWEPAR from the coding sequence ATGGCGCTGCACCCCGACTACCCGTTGCCCGACGTCGACGATCCGGTCATGCGGCCGTTCTGGGAGGGCGCGCGGGAAGGGAAGCTGATGCTGCAGCGCGAGCGCGCGACGGGCCGCGTGCACTGGCCACCGAAGCCCGAGTACTGGAAGGGCGGCGGCCGGCTCGAGTGGTTCCAGGCGAGCGGGAGGGGCCGCGTCTACTCCTACGTGATCGGCTACGAGCCCTTCCTGCCCGCCTTCCGCGACCTGCTGCCGCTCATCATGGTGCTGGTCGAGGTCGAGGAGGGTCCGCGCCTGGTCGGCTACATGGTGCGCGCGACGCCGGCCGAGATGTCCTTCGGCATGGAGGTGCGTGTCGTCTTCGAGCGGCTCACCGAGCGGGTCACGCTGCCCGTGTGGGAGCCCGCGCGCTGA
- a CDS encoding type II toxin-antitoxin system PemK/MazF family toxin: MRRGDVWWAELPGPSGRRPVVLLTRNEAYAFRELVTVAPVTTRIRRIPTEVALGKKDGLPRRCVANLDTITTIDKKALTAPLTALMPEKLAAVDRALKFALGLR, translated from the coding sequence ATGCGACGTGGGGACGTCTGGTGGGCCGAGCTGCCCGGGCCGAGCGGACGCCGGCCGGTAGTGCTGCTGACGCGCAACGAGGCGTATGCGTTCCGCGAGCTCGTGACCGTCGCCCCGGTCACCACGCGCATCCGGCGGATTCCGACCGAGGTGGCCCTCGGCAAGAAGGACGGCCTGCCGCGACGGTGTGTCGCCAACCTCGACACCATCACCACCATCGACAAGAAGGCGCTGACGGCGCCGCTCACTGCGTTGATGCCCGAGAAGCTGGCGGCCGTAGACCGGGCGCTCAAGTTCGCGTTGGGCCTCCGCTGA
- a CDS encoding ribbon-helix-helix protein, CopG family, translating into MPRVATKVAVSIPEDLYRAVEKARKKHGKSRSAIMQDALRHWLRQQAEEVLMREYEAGYRRMPESRREIEAAHAAAVRLLAGVEW; encoded by the coding sequence ATGCCCAGAGTCGCGACGAAGGTGGCGGTGAGCATCCCCGAGGATTTGTACCGAGCGGTCGAGAAGGCCCGGAAGAAGCACGGCAAGAGTCGCAGCGCAATCATGCAGGATGCGCTCCGCCACTGGCTTCGGCAGCAGGCGGAAGAGGTCTTGATGCGGGAATACGAGGCGGGGTATCGCCGTATGCCGGAGAGCCGGCGAGAGATCGAGGCCGCCCACGCGGCTGCCGTCCGGCTCCTGGCCGGCGTAGAGTGGTGA
- a CDS encoding tetratricopeptide repeat protein, which yields MRRLALVLLWLALSPALLRAQDSLWEKYMAAGAESFGKGQLPEAEKMWLAARKEAESSFGPNDIRLAATLTNLAELYRRQGKYPQAGWLHRRALGITKKAKGSHHPQVASIVNNLATLYATTGRMDAAERMFRRALILRERTLGPDSLDVAASLDNLALLYHDEDHFQDAVQLHRRALAIRERALGPSHPGVTVSLAHLAALYTDLGRYAEAEPLYRRILTIRQNALGPDHPDVAAALDALAELHRRQGKFALAEPLYKQSLAIKEKALGADNPGLIPTLNQAALFYQAQGRYADAEPLYRRALAINEKTYGPNDPELAKSLNSLAELCRREGKFGEAESLYRRALAIGEKTYGANHPEVASLLENYAVLLHQMGREQDAAPLEARARAIRTNGSRN from the coding sequence ATGAGGCGGCTCGCCCTGGTACTCCTCTGGCTGGCCCTCTCGCCCGCGCTCCTGCGCGCCCAGGACTCGCTCTGGGAGAAGTACATGGCGGCCGGCGCCGAGTCCTTCGGCAAGGGGCAGCTCCCCGAGGCCGAGAAGATGTGGCTCGCGGCGCGCAAGGAGGCCGAGTCGAGCTTCGGCCCCAACGACATCCGTCTCGCCGCCACGCTCACCAACCTGGCGGAGCTCTACCGCCGGCAGGGCAAGTACCCGCAGGCGGGCTGGCTCCATCGCCGCGCGCTCGGCATCACCAAGAAGGCGAAGGGATCGCATCACCCGCAGGTGGCGAGCATCGTCAACAACCTGGCGACCCTGTACGCGACGACCGGTCGCATGGACGCCGCCGAGCGCATGTTCCGCCGCGCGCTCATCCTGCGCGAGCGGACGCTCGGCCCCGACAGCCTCGACGTCGCCGCGAGCCTCGACAACCTGGCGCTCCTCTACCACGACGAGGACCACTTCCAGGACGCCGTCCAGCTCCACCGCCGCGCGCTCGCCATCCGCGAGCGTGCGCTCGGGCCGAGCCACCCGGGCGTCACCGTGAGCCTTGCGCACCTCGCCGCGCTCTACACCGACCTCGGCCGCTACGCCGAGGCGGAGCCGCTCTACCGCCGCATCCTGACCATCCGGCAGAACGCGCTCGGGCCGGATCACCCCGACGTGGCGGCCGCGCTCGATGCGCTCGCCGAGCTCCACCGCAGGCAGGGCAAGTTCGCGCTGGCCGAGCCGCTCTACAAGCAGTCGCTCGCCATCAAGGAGAAGGCGCTCGGCGCCGACAACCCGGGACTCATCCCGACCCTCAACCAGGCGGCGCTCTTCTACCAGGCGCAGGGCCGGTACGCGGACGCCGAGCCGCTCTACCGCCGCGCGCTCGCCATCAACGAGAAGACCTACGGCCCGAACGACCCCGAGCTGGCGAAGAGCCTCAACAGCCTGGCCGAGCTCTGCCGCAGGGAGGGCAAGTTCGGCGAGGCCGAGTCGCTCTACAGGCGCGCCCTCGCCATCGGCGAGAAGACCTACGGCGCGAACCACCCCGAGGTGGCCTCGCTGCTCGAGAACTACGCCGTGCTGCTGCACCAGATGGGACGCGAGCAGGACGCGGCGCCGCTCGAGGCGCGCGCCCGGGCGATCCGCACGAACGGGTCGAGGAACTGA
- a CDS encoding pyridoxamine 5'-phosphate oxidase: MSLAMTHAEREAFLADTHVAVVSIADGACAPLAVPVWYAYAPGGDLRFVTGGASRKARLIRKAGRVSVCVQTETPPYRYVSIEGPAAIGAPDHEHDIRATALRYLGPQMGEAYLQATAADHAASVLVTVRPERWLTVDYGKWEL; the protein is encoded by the coding sequence ATGTCCCTCGCCATGACCCACGCCGAGCGCGAGGCGTTCCTCGCCGACACGCACGTCGCGGTGGTGAGCATCGCCGACGGGGCGTGCGCCCCGCTCGCCGTCCCCGTGTGGTACGCCTACGCGCCGGGCGGCGACCTCCGCTTCGTGACCGGCGGCGCCTCGCGCAAGGCCCGCCTCATCCGGAAGGCCGGACGCGTCAGCGTCTGCGTGCAGACCGAGACGCCGCCCTACCGCTACGTGAGCATCGAGGGGCCGGCGGCGATCGGCGCGCCCGACCACGAGCACGACATCCGGGCTACGGCGCTCCGCTACCTCGGCCCGCAGATGGGCGAGGCGTACCTTCAGGCGACAGCCGCCGATCACGCCGCCTCGGTGCTCGTCACCGTGAGGCCCGAGCGCTGGCTCACGGTCGACTACGGCAAGTGGGAGCTCTGA